TGAAGTATCATCCTGATGTCAACAAAGAGGTCATTTCTGTTAAACACACATTAAAATTCCCATTTTCCTGTATTTTTGgctcatatttttttcttaatttcaacaaaTGGAGCAAAGGCCTATCACCACATAGTCATTGCATATTGAACAAAttggattttgttttatgttcTGGTTAGCAAATGGTTTTTGTAATTTCTTGCTTTGCAACAATTTCCCATGTAATAGTCAGCAAGTTCTCGTATTATATGCCATGTACTATTGTTGAACAATCTTGTTAGTGTAGGTTTTCagattttaaacataaaacaatgGCTGTCCAGGAACTAGAAAATCCATTGCTTTGAGAAGATATTGGCTTTGTCAAATTAGCGAATCATATAATTAAGACTTCATAACCGATTGAAAGCaatgtttattatataatagtTTCAAGGTTGTTGTTTGTGCATTTCCATCAGTGTTCCTTCATAGTTGGATTAACTTTAAGCCTGCTTCCTTTCTGCATTTGCTTTTCGAAGCCTTTTTGCTTTGGTTTTATGTTTACGGCTTTGGTGTACTGAGCGAATTCTGGTATACAGGCAAATGCACAAGAGAAATTTATGAGGATTAAGCATGCATATAATACATTACTGAACTCTGAATCTCGGAGAAGATACAACCCTGGAAACCGAACATCTGATTTTTCATACTCAAGAACTCAACGAAGCCAAAGCCCGAATACCCAAGAGGAAGAATTCTATGGATTTGGTAACAACCTCTACACTTGCTAGAAgcaaattaattacttttagtCCTAAAGGATTTATATTCTTATGGTGCTTGTCCAATGTATACGGCTTTGAAGTGTTcgcaattcatttttatttcttagctAGAAGATCACCATTTCAATATGTTCTCACTGTATGGAAGATGCTTGTGGCCCATGCCATGCATTGTGTCGGATATTGTAGTGGCACATCTCATACTTTCAACCGTTTTAACCTATCTTTTTACGACCATCTAACTACCAATGAAAGGatccttaaaatttatatgttttattatatttataggAGTTAGGTTTATTTCTGTTATTCTTATACTTAAACGCTTCGTGCTGCAGGTAATTTTTTGAGGGATGTTCAAATTACGCTAGGTAGATTTGTACTCTCTGTTGAGATTGTGAGAAGGATAAGATAAAATTGCATCATTTTCTTAATCTTGTCTAGCATCTGTTTTATCTTTTCCCTACAAGTGTCAAGTAATACCCCATTTCTCTATATCACTCATATTTTGATTTGTGTTGCAGAGGACTTCTTTAGAGACCTTCAAGAAGAATTTCAGAATTGGGAAGCAAGTGCATCTTCACAAGAAAAGCCGAAAAGCTTGTGGGAGGAATTAGCGGTATGATGCCATTGTTTTTAGCAGTTCCAGCATATATGAAGAGCTTAATCACACCCGTTCGACCTTTAGTTCATAATAAAGAATAGCTTTGATTAACTAGTTTGATTTCACCCTTGGCAGGCTATTGGAGAGGAATTTGTTGAATTTCTGGAGAAAGAGCTCAACATATCTGATGATGAATTCGAAGAAAACAACAGAAACGACTTCAGTAATTCCGAGAAAACTGGAAGCAGTTTTCGAAATGAAGCTAACAAGGGTAGCAGCATCGAGGAGAACATCGATGAAATAGAAGCTACTCttgctaaattgaaaaaggagcTAGGGTTATAACAAAGGAAATGCAGCTTTTATATTGCCTTGACAAAAAGTCGAGCTGTTTTGTGAGCTTACCATGCTGGAAAGTGAATTGCAATAACATTTCCGAAGTTCACATGCAAAAGAAACATCAATGTACGATTTAGAAGCTCCAAGAAAGGGGAAGGTACTTCCATACCTACTTTTTCAGAATTGTGGAAAAAGGCTTTTTCTCCGACTTTTACTTGTTAATTCCTttttttcaaccatttccattTCTTGATAAACTGGTAGCATATAGCAGCATAGTGATTGACCATTGTATGCCATGGTTTGTTCCTAGCCACAATTTAGTAGTGTGATTATTTGTAATCCAAAAGCAAAATGCGTATTCTTATTGATTGATAATCTAAAAAGCAAATTAGGCCATTGGTACTGCTTGATTTCCCTTTCATATTCTATCTCTATATGCTTTGGAGATCCATAATTCTAACTGCTTGGTGATCG
The Gossypium raimondii isolate GPD5lz chromosome 8, ASM2569854v1, whole genome shotgun sequence DNA segment above includes these coding regions:
- the LOC105789981 gene encoding uncharacterized protein LOC105789981 isoform X2, translating into MNTHGLFRSLTPDSLLFPPHFSSRSFLILQKQANLSIPSFRYCRGSGFGFSPRQFAPVLFRYYKKRNSRTLLRASWRESPYEVLGVSPSATPDEIKRAYRKLALKYHPDVNKEANAQEKFMRIKHAYNTLLNSESRRRYNPGNRTSDFSYSRTQRSQSPNTQEEEFYGFEDFFRDLQEEFQNWEASASSQEKPKSLWEELAAIGEEFVEFLEKELNISDDEFEENNRNDFSNSEKTGSSFRNEANKGSSIEENIDEIEATLAKLKKELGL
- the LOC105789981 gene encoding uncharacterized protein LOC105789981 isoform X1 — its product is MNTHGLFRSLTPDSLLFPPHFSSRSFLILQKQANLSIPSFRYCRGSGFGFSPRQFAPVLFRYYKKRNSRTLLRASWRESPYEVLGVSPSATPDEIKRAYRKLALKYHPDVNKEANAQEKFMRIKHAYNTLLNSESRRRYNPGNRTSDFSYSRTQRSQSPNTQEEEFYGFGNFLRDVQITLEDFFRDLQEEFQNWEASASSQEKPKSLWEELAAIGEEFVEFLEKELNISDDEFEENNRNDFSNSEKTGSSFRNEANKGSSIEENIDEIEATLAKLKKELGL